The proteins below come from a single Streptomyces tubercidicus genomic window:
- a CDS encoding amino acid permease, which translates to MGAHPPTTKVVPTAGDPGGGVTGGQSQDGLQAGLKNRHLSMIAIGGVIGAGLFVGSGAGISAAGPGILLSYALTGLLVVLVMRMLGEMAAASPTSGSFSAYADRALGRWAGFTIGWLYWFFWSVVLAVEATAAAAILTGWVPAVPQWAWALLVMIVLTGTNLVSVGSFGEFEFWFAGIKVVAIVVFIVVGALAIFGLPPGGDPVGVSHLTGDGGFLPNGPGAILSGMLLVVFSFMGSEIVTLAASEAPNPVQAVRKAVNSVIWRIALFYLGSIAVIVTLLPWNDPAVKKSPYVAVLESLDIPYAGTVMDVVVLTAVLSCLNSGLYTASRMAFSLGQRGDAPKSFATVNKGGVPAVAIYASVAFGFIATIFSYTSKDTIFQFLLNSSGAVALFVWLVICCSQLRMRRIIEREMPERLTVRMWLYPWLTYATIGLIVFVIGYMFYDPEGREQMVLSVVAAVVVLAVGLILDRRRPREKDAVGGV; encoded by the coding sequence ATGGGCGCGCACCCGCCTACCACCAAAGTGGTCCCCACCGCCGGTGACCCCGGCGGCGGTGTGACCGGGGGGCAGTCTCAGGACGGACTGCAGGCCGGACTCAAGAACCGCCATTTGTCGATGATCGCCATCGGCGGAGTCATCGGCGCGGGCCTGTTCGTCGGCTCCGGCGCCGGGATCTCGGCGGCAGGTCCGGGCATTCTGCTGTCGTACGCGCTGACCGGGCTGCTGGTCGTGCTGGTGATGCGGATGCTGGGGGAGATGGCCGCGGCCTCTCCCACCTCGGGTTCGTTCTCCGCGTACGCGGACCGGGCGCTGGGCCGCTGGGCCGGTTTCACGATCGGCTGGCTGTACTGGTTCTTCTGGTCGGTCGTGCTGGCCGTCGAGGCGACCGCGGCCGCCGCGATCCTCACCGGCTGGGTGCCGGCCGTCCCGCAGTGGGCCTGGGCGCTGCTGGTGATGATCGTGCTGACCGGCACGAACCTGGTCTCGGTCGGCTCGTTCGGCGAGTTCGAGTTCTGGTTCGCCGGGATCAAGGTCGTGGCGATCGTGGTCTTCATCGTGGTCGGCGCGCTGGCGATATTCGGGCTGCCGCCGGGCGGTGACCCGGTCGGGGTGTCGCATCTGACCGGGGACGGCGGGTTCCTGCCGAACGGTCCGGGCGCGATCCTCTCCGGCATGCTGCTGGTGGTCTTCTCCTTCATGGGCAGCGAGATCGTCACGCTGGCGGCGAGCGAGGCACCCAACCCGGTGCAGGCCGTCCGCAAGGCCGTGAACAGCGTCATCTGGCGGATCGCGCTGTTCTACCTCGGCTCGATCGCGGTGATCGTGACGCTGCTGCCGTGGAACGACCCGGCCGTGAAGAAGAGCCCGTATGTGGCCGTGCTGGAGTCGCTGGACATTCCGTACGCGGGCACCGTGATGGATGTCGTGGTGCTGACCGCGGTGCTGTCCTGTCTGAACTCCGGGCTCTACACCGCCTCCCGGATGGCGTTCTCGCTCGGGCAGCGCGGCGATGCGCCGAAGTCGTTTGCCACCGTCAACAAGGGCGGTGTCCCGGCGGTCGCCATCTACGCGTCGGTCGCCTTCGGCTTCATCGCGACGATCTTCAGCTACACCTCGAAGGACACCATCTTCCAGTTCCTGCTGAACTCGTCGGGCGCGGTGGCGCTGTTCGTGTGGCTGGTCATCTGCTGCTCACAGCTGCGGATGCGCCGGATCATCGAGCGGGAGATGCCGGAGCGGCTGACGGTGCGGATGTGGCTGTACCCGTGGCTGACGTACGCGACGATCGGGCTGATCGTCTTCGTCATCGGCTACATGTTCTACGACCCCGAGGGGCGTGAGCAGATGGTGCTGTCGGTGGTCGCGGCCGTCGTGGTGCTGGCGGTCGGGCTGATCCTGGACCGGCGGCGGCCCCGGGAGAAGGACGCGGTCGGGGGCGTCTGA
- a CDS encoding ribose-5-phosphate isomerase, with product MRVYLGSDHAGFDLKNHLVEWLKAHGHDPVDCGPHIYDAQDDYPPFCLRAAEKTAADPDSLGIVIGGSGNGEQIAANKVKGVRAALAWSEETAQLGREHNNANVISVGGRMHTQEEATKFIEVFLATPYSGEERHTRRIEMLSAYETTGELPAIPAHHPQG from the coding sequence ATGCGCGTGTACCTCGGCTCCGACCATGCCGGTTTCGATCTCAAGAACCACCTCGTCGAGTGGCTCAAGGCCCATGGCCACGACCCCGTCGACTGCGGTCCCCACATCTACGACGCCCAGGACGACTACCCGCCGTTCTGCCTGCGCGCCGCGGAGAAGACCGCCGCCGACCCGGACAGCCTGGGCATCGTGATCGGCGGCTCCGGCAACGGCGAGCAGATCGCCGCCAACAAGGTCAAGGGCGTTCGGGCCGCGCTGGCCTGGAGCGAGGAGACCGCCCAGCTCGGCCGCGAGCACAACAACGCCAACGTGATCTCCGTGGGCGGCCGGATGCACACCCAGGAAGAGGCGACCAAGTTCATCGAGGTCTTCCTGGCCACGCCCTACTCGGGTGAGGAGCGGCACACCCGCCGCATCGAGATGCTCTCGGCCTACGAGACCACCGGCGAGCTGCCCGCCATCCCCGCCCACCACCCGCAGGGCTGA
- a CDS encoding Fpg/Nei family DNA glycosylase — protein MPEGHTIHRLALDHRSRFEGERVRVSSPQGKFAEGAALVDGQVMTTAEAHGKHLFLGFGTPPRTSDDPPVSTPFDRGDPHRSRGYPHRWVHIHLGLFGKLGFGAAPAPPPTDTVRLRLANPTAYADLRGPTTCALITEDEKGAIHDRLGPDPLRPEDDGTRAWQRISRSRTTIAALLLDQKVIAGVGNVYRAEVLFRHGIDPYRTGRDLTRTEWDAIWADLVFLMAEGVRDNRIDTVRPEHLPEAMGRPPRVDDHGGEVYVYRRARQGCHICGSEIRTAGLAARNLFWCPGCQPGTGGG, from the coding sequence GTGCCCGAGGGGCATACGATCCACCGCCTCGCCCTGGACCACCGCTCCCGCTTCGAGGGCGAACGGGTCCGGGTGAGCAGTCCGCAGGGCAAGTTCGCGGAGGGTGCGGCGCTTGTCGACGGCCAGGTCATGACGACCGCCGAGGCACACGGCAAGCACCTCTTCCTGGGCTTCGGCACTCCCCCAAGGACCTCCGACGATCCCCCGGTCTCAACTCCGTTCGACCGGGGGGACCCCCATCGGTCCAGGGGGTACCCCCATCGCTGGGTCCACATCCACCTCGGCCTGTTCGGCAAGCTCGGCTTCGGCGCGGCCCCCGCCCCGCCGCCCACCGACACGGTCCGCCTCCGCCTGGCGAACCCCACCGCGTACGCCGACCTCCGCGGCCCCACCACCTGCGCACTGATCACCGAGGACGAGAAGGGCGCGATACACGACCGGCTCGGCCCCGACCCGCTGCGCCCCGAGGACGACGGCACCCGCGCCTGGCAGCGGATCTCCCGCAGCCGGACGACCATCGCCGCGCTGCTGCTCGACCAGAAGGTCATCGCCGGAGTCGGCAACGTCTACCGCGCCGAGGTCCTCTTCCGCCACGGCATCGACCCCTACCGCACCGGCCGCGACCTCACCCGCACCGAATGGGACGCGATCTGGGCCGACCTGGTGTTCCTGATGGCCGAGGGCGTCCGGGACAACCGGATCGACACCGTCCGCCCGGAGCATCTGCCGGAGGCGATGGGCCGCCCGCCCCGCGTCGACGACCACGGCGGCGAGGTGTACGTCTACCGCCGTGCCCGGCAGGGCTGCCACATCTGCGGCAGCGAGATCCGCACCGCCGGTCTCGCCGCCCGCAACCTCTTCTGGTGTCCGGGCTGCCAGCCGGGCACGGGCGGCGGCTGA
- a CDS encoding GNAT family N-acetyltransferase, giving the protein MATELRMLRDTEWDDWSEAVDRAFGAPPRTPEQRAARREVTETDRMFGVWDGADCVATAGAFSFGLSVPGGAEVPAAGVTMVTVQPTHRRRGLLRAMMRHQLADVRERGEPLAVLTASEPVIYGRFGYGPAALDMQLTVDTLRLAAPELPGVDGVRLRLVDPSAALPECERVYAQLVPGRPGMLARRPGWARLAVLDTPGERDGAGVLQCAVAEVDGEVRGYVRYAVKVVWEDAGPSGVVRVRHIEALDPVVYAALWRYLFGIDLTSSVTVSSRPVDDALPHLVGDLRRCLPVLRESLFVRPVEVGAALAARTYRTPVDVVLEVADPFCPWNAGRWRLTGDGTGAVCARTTDPAELALSVRELGSAYLGGVALTSLAAAGRVRELRPGALAAASVAFGSDVAPWLPHEF; this is encoded by the coding sequence ATGGCGACGGAATTACGCATGTTGCGGGACACCGAATGGGACGACTGGTCGGAGGCGGTGGACCGGGCCTTCGGCGCGCCGCCGCGGACCCCTGAGCAGCGGGCCGCCCGACGGGAGGTCACCGAGACCGACCGTATGTTCGGCGTCTGGGACGGCGCCGACTGTGTCGCCACGGCGGGGGCGTTCTCCTTCGGGCTCAGCGTGCCGGGCGGCGCCGAGGTGCCGGCGGCCGGGGTCACGATGGTCACGGTGCAGCCGACGCACCGCCGCCGCGGGCTGCTGCGGGCGATGATGCGGCACCAGTTGGCGGACGTCCGGGAGCGCGGGGAGCCGCTGGCGGTGCTGACCGCCTCGGAGCCGGTGATCTACGGCCGGTTCGGCTACGGTCCGGCGGCCCTGGACATGCAGCTGACCGTGGACACCCTGCGGCTGGCCGCCCCCGAGCTGCCGGGCGTGGACGGGGTGCGGCTGCGGCTGGTGGACCCGTCGGCCGCGCTGCCCGAGTGCGAGCGGGTCTATGCCCAGCTGGTGCCGGGCCGGCCGGGGATGCTGGCGCGGCGGCCCGGCTGGGCGCGGCTCGCGGTGCTGGACACTCCGGGCGAGCGGGACGGCGCCGGGGTGCTCCAGTGTGCGGTGGCCGAGGTGGACGGCGAGGTCCGGGGCTATGTGCGCTATGCGGTCAAGGTGGTCTGGGAGGACGCCGGGCCGTCGGGTGTGGTGCGGGTGCGGCACATCGAGGCGCTGGACCCGGTGGTGTACGCGGCGCTGTGGCGCTATCTCTTCGGGATCGATCTGACCTCGTCGGTGACGGTGTCCAGCCGGCCGGTGGACGATGCGCTGCCGCATCTGGTCGGGGATCTGCGGCGGTGCCTTCCCGTGCTGCGGGAGTCGCTGTTCGTCCGGCCGGTGGAGGTGGGCGCGGCGCTGGCGGCGCGGACGTACCGGACGCCGGTGGACGTGGTGCTGGAGGTCGCGGACCCGTTCTGCCCGTGGAACGCGGGGCGTTGGCGGCTGACCGGCGACGGGACGGGCGCGGTCTGTGCGCGGACCACGGATCCGGCTGAACTGGCCCTGTCCGTACGGGAGTTGGGATCGGCTTATCTGGGCGGGGTCGCCCTGACGTCGCTGGCGGCGGCGGGGCGGGTGCGGGAGCTGCGGCCCGGGGCGCTGGCGGCGGCTTCGGTGGCGTTCGGGTCGGACGTGGCGCCCTGGCTGCCGCACGAGTTCTGA
- a CDS encoding PP2C family protein-serine/threonine phosphatase produces MTSGQGTETLTARMHKRLHRARIGVRKAGVDYFRGEGSDRFALAALLLAIPAIAAGTLWWSEWIAPTALVLPVIAGGLLLRPANLLILYGASATALVVESALFGPYDEGPERITPGTVLVVAAVGLFGLLIAQFRSRVGVPWRRGGTMLFDLRERIRVQSKLPQLPQGWHHEMALRPAGGQSFSGDFVVASRTHHGTILEVVLTDVSGKGMDAASRALLLSGAFGGLLGSLPPHGFLPAANGYLLRQDWDEGFATSIHLVLDLESGDYELFSAGHLPALQLSAGTGRWAEKSGDGPLLGVYDGAQFHPVKGTLRTGDVLMLFTDGLVEAADRDIAEGIDRLTGEADRYVTGGFAGAAWHLIEAVAKDVNDDRALLLICRDA; encoded by the coding sequence ATGACCAGCGGCCAGGGAACGGAAACCCTGACGGCCCGGATGCACAAGAGACTGCACCGGGCCCGCATCGGCGTGCGCAAGGCCGGTGTGGACTACTTCCGCGGCGAGGGCTCCGACCGGTTCGCGCTGGCCGCCCTGCTCCTCGCCATACCCGCCATCGCCGCGGGCACACTCTGGTGGTCGGAATGGATCGCCCCGACGGCGCTGGTCCTCCCGGTCATCGCCGGTGGACTGCTGTTGCGGCCGGCCAACCTCCTCATCCTGTATGGCGCTTCGGCGACCGCGCTGGTGGTGGAGTCCGCGCTGTTCGGCCCGTACGACGAAGGACCGGAACGGATCACTCCGGGCACGGTCCTGGTCGTCGCCGCGGTCGGGCTCTTCGGGCTGCTGATCGCACAGTTCCGCAGCCGGGTCGGGGTGCCCTGGCGGCGCGGCGGCACCATGCTCTTCGACCTGCGCGAACGCATCCGCGTCCAGAGCAAGCTGCCCCAGCTGCCGCAGGGCTGGCACCACGAGATGGCGCTGCGCCCCGCGGGCGGACAGTCCTTCTCCGGCGACTTCGTGGTGGCCTCCCGCACCCACCACGGCACCATCCTCGAAGTGGTGCTGACCGATGTCTCCGGCAAGGGCATGGACGCGGCCTCCCGCGCCCTGCTGCTGTCCGGCGCCTTCGGCGGTCTGCTCGGCTCGCTGCCGCCGCACGGCTTCCTGCCCGCCGCCAACGGCTATCTGCTGCGCCAGGACTGGGACGAGGGCTTCGCGACCTCCATCCACCTCGTCCTCGACCTGGAATCCGGCGACTACGAACTCTTCTCCGCCGGGCATCTGCCGGCCCTGCAGCTCAGCGCCGGCACCGGCCGCTGGGCGGAGAAGTCGGGCGACGGGCCGCTGCTCGGCGTCTACGACGGCGCCCAGTTCCACCCGGTCAAGGGCACGCTGCGCACCGGCGACGTGCTGATGCTGTTCACCGACGGCCTGGTCGAGGCCGCCGACCGCGATATCGCGGAGGGCATCGACCGGCTGACCGGCGAGGCCGACCGCTATGTCACCGGCGGCTTCGCAGGCGCCGCCTGGCATCTGATCGAGGCCGTCGCCAAGGACGTCAACGACGACCGGGCGCTGCTGCTGATCTGCCGGGACGCCTGA
- a CDS encoding acyltransferase family protein translates to MFPAAPTPRRALPLARQAAGTDRTGPPAQPSGAPEGSAEGAAAPAPKTGGRNPFFDNAKYLAIVLVAMGHAWEPLTDGSRAAEAFYMTVYTFHMPAFIIISGYFSRSFDMRKDRLQRLITGVAVPYILFETAYAFFKRWADNDPGHSISLLDPWFLTWFLVALFIWRLTTPLWQIVRWPLPLAVAIAVLASVSPDIGDDLDLQRVLQFLPFFVLGLMLRPEHFKMVQRRAVRIASLPIFAAALVMAYWAAPRMSSAWFYHRDSAQELGTTWWIGAVMTPALFGCSIVLVACFFAWVPTRQTWFTVLGAGTLYGYLLHGFLAKGSRFWGWFDDYAWLHTPLGEIAVTLIAGGVVTALCTPPVRRVFRFAMEPTMAWAFRKDPADTARARVSA, encoded by the coding sequence ATGTTTCCCGCTGCCCCGACACCCCGACGCGCCCTCCCCCTTGCCCGGCAGGCGGCGGGTACGGACCGGACCGGGCCCCCGGCTCAGCCGTCCGGCGCGCCGGAGGGCTCGGCGGAGGGCGCGGCGGCGCCCGCACCGAAGACCGGTGGCCGTAACCCGTTCTTCGACAACGCCAAGTACCTGGCCATCGTGCTGGTGGCGATGGGGCACGCGTGGGAGCCGCTGACCGACGGGAGCCGGGCGGCCGAGGCGTTCTACATGACCGTCTACACCTTCCACATGCCGGCCTTCATCATCATTTCCGGCTACTTCTCGCGCAGCTTCGATATGCGCAAGGACCGGCTGCAGCGGCTGATCACCGGGGTCGCGGTGCCCTACATCCTCTTCGAGACCGCTTATGCGTTCTTCAAGCGCTGGGCGGACAACGATCCCGGGCACTCCATCAGCCTGCTCGACCCGTGGTTCCTCACGTGGTTCCTGGTGGCCCTGTTCATCTGGCGGCTGACCACCCCGCTGTGGCAGATCGTGCGCTGGCCGCTTCCGCTTGCGGTGGCGATCGCCGTGCTCGCCTCCGTGTCACCGGACATCGGTGACGATCTGGACCTCCAGCGGGTGCTGCAGTTCCTGCCGTTCTTCGTCCTGGGGCTGATGCTGCGGCCGGAGCACTTCAAGATGGTGCAGCGGCGGGCGGTGCGGATCGCCTCGCTGCCGATCTTCGCGGCGGCGCTGGTGATGGCCTACTGGGCGGCGCCCCGGATGTCCTCGGCGTGGTTCTACCACCGGGACAGCGCCCAGGAACTGGGCACCACCTGGTGGATCGGCGCGGTGATGACCCCGGCGCTCTTCGGCTGCTCGATCGTGCTCGTCGCCTGCTTCTTCGCCTGGGTGCCGACGCGGCAGACCTGGTTCACGGTGCTGGGCGCGGGGACGCTCTACGGCTATCTGCTGCACGGCTTCCTGGCCAAGGGCTCCCGCTTCTGGGGCTGGTTCGACGACTACGCCTGGCTGCACACCCCGCTCGGCGAGATCGCGGTCACGCTGATCGCGGGCGGCGTCGTGACGGCCCTGTGCACCCCGCCGGTCCGCCGGGTGTTCCGCTTCGCCATGGAGCCGACGATGGCCTGGGCGTTCCGGAAGGACCCGGCCGACACGGCGCGGGCGCGGGTCAGCGCCTGA
- a CDS encoding arsenate reductase family protein, whose translation MEIWLNPSCSKCRSAVEILDEEGARYTVRKYLEDPPSADDLRAVLTRLGLEPWDITRTQEAEAKELGVGEWERTDAARERWIAALAAHPRLIQRPIITADDGSALVGRSEDAVREAVARAGDGAS comes from the coding sequence ATGGAGATCTGGCTCAATCCCTCGTGTTCCAAGTGCCGTTCCGCCGTGGAGATCCTCGACGAGGAAGGCGCCCGCTACACCGTGCGCAAATACCTGGAGGACCCGCCGAGCGCCGATGACCTGCGGGCGGTGCTGACGCGGCTGGGCCTGGAGCCCTGGGATATCACGCGCACCCAGGAGGCCGAGGCCAAGGAGCTGGGTGTCGGGGAATGGGAGCGCACCGACGCCGCACGTGAGCGGTGGATCGCAGCACTGGCGGCACACCCCCGGCTGATTCAGCGGCCGATCATCACGGCGGACGACGGTTCGGCGCTGGTGGGGCGCAGCGAGGATGCCGTACGCGAGGCAGTGGCGCGGGCCGGGGACGGTGCCTCGTAG
- the tig gene encoding trigger factor, which translates to MKSAVETLNPTRVRLTVEVPFEELKPSLDAAYKKINQQVTVKGFRQGKIPARVIDQRFGRGAVLEEAVNDALPKFYTEAVNEGELNVLGQPEVDITELKDGELLAFTAEVDIRPALEIPDYSGIEVEVDAVEVSDEDIDKSVEQLRERFATTAPVERAAQDGDVLTLNLEAKVDGEVLEDGVAEGVTYTVGSGELLDGIDEAVKGVEAGNSATFTSELKGGSAEGKEAEVKVEVTEVKSRELPELDDDFAQLASEFDTLEELREDSRKRLAQMKKYDQATQAQEKVLDELLKLVEVPMPEKLLADEIETRKHNLVNHQLGQMGLDLAKYLEIQGKSEEEFDAETKEQAEKGIKTQFILDELVNKEKLNVSQEELTEHLMRRAQSSGMSPDQFAQAVVEGGQVPMLVGEVARGKALAVVVEAATVKDSNGEVIDLDDEDETAETVVAEAEGTEAESADEKPEV; encoded by the coding sequence GTGAAGAGCGCCGTGGAGACCCTGAACCCGACTCGGGTTCGGCTCACTGTCGAGGTGCCCTTCGAGGAGCTCAAGCCCAGCCTCGACGCGGCGTACAAGAAGATCAACCAGCAGGTCACGGTGAAGGGCTTCCGCCAGGGCAAGATCCCGGCGCGCGTCATCGACCAGCGGTTCGGCCGCGGTGCCGTGCTGGAGGAGGCCGTCAACGACGCGCTCCCGAAGTTCTACACCGAGGCGGTCAACGAGGGTGAGCTCAACGTCCTCGGCCAGCCCGAGGTCGACATCACCGAGCTGAAGGACGGCGAGCTGCTGGCCTTCACCGCCGAGGTCGACATCCGCCCCGCCCTGGAGATCCCGGACTACTCCGGTATCGAGGTCGAGGTCGACGCCGTGGAGGTGTCGGACGAGGACATCGACAAGTCCGTCGAGCAGCTGCGTGAGCGCTTCGCCACGACCGCCCCGGTCGAGCGCGCGGCCCAGGACGGCGACGTCCTCACGCTGAACCTTGAGGCCAAGGTCGACGGCGAGGTCCTGGAGGACGGTGTCGCCGAGGGCGTCACCTACACCGTCGGCTCCGGTGAGCTCCTCGACGGCATCGACGAGGCCGTCAAGGGCGTCGAGGCCGGCAACTCCGCCACCTTCACCTCCGAGCTCAAGGGCGGTTCCGCCGAGGGCAAGGAGGCCGAGGTCAAGGTCGAGGTCACCGAGGTCAAGTCCCGCGAACTGCCGGAGCTGGACGACGACTTCGCGCAGCTGGCGAGCGAGTTCGACACCCTCGAAGAGCTGCGCGAGGACAGCCGCAAGCGCCTCGCGCAGATGAAGAAGTACGACCAGGCCACCCAGGCGCAGGAGAAGGTCCTGGACGAGCTGCTCAAGCTCGTCGAGGTGCCGATGCCGGAGAAGCTGCTCGCGGACGAGATCGAGACCCGCAAGCACAACCTGGTCAACCACCAGCTCGGCCAGATGGGCCTCGACCTCGCGAAGTACCTGGAGATCCAGGGCAAGAGCGAGGAGGAGTTCGACGCCGAGACCAAGGAGCAGGCCGAGAAGGGCATCAAGACCCAGTTCATCCTGGACGAGCTGGTCAACAAGGAGAAGCTGAACGTCAGCCAGGAGGAGCTCACCGAGCACCTCATGCGCCGCGCGCAGTCCTCCGGTATGTCCCCCGACCAGTTCGCCCAGGCCGTCGTCGAGGGCGGCCAGGTGCCGATGCTCGTCGGTGAGGTCGCCCGCGGCAAGGCCCTCGCGGTCGTCGTCGAGGCCGCCACGGTCAAGGACAGCAACGGCGAGGTCATCGACCTCGACGACGAGGACGAGACGGCCGAGACCGTCGTCGCCGAGGCCGAGGGCACCGAGGCCGAGAGCGCGGACGAGAAGCCCGAGGTCTGA
- a CDS encoding ATP-dependent Clp protease proteolytic subunit, which translates to MPSAAAEPTFGGLGDQVYNRLLGERIIFLGQPVDDDIANKITAQLLLLAADPDKDIFLYINSPGGSISAGLAIYDTMQYIKNDVVTIAMGLAASMGQFLLSAGTPGKRFALPNAEILIHQPSAGLAGSASDIKIHAERLLHTKKRMAELTAFHTGQTVERITQDSDRDRWFSADEAKEYGLIDDVMTSAAGVPGGGGTGA; encoded by the coding sequence ATGCCTTCCGCCGCCGCTGAGCCGACCTTCGGTGGCCTCGGCGACCAGGTCTACAACCGGCTGCTCGGCGAGCGGATCATCTTCCTCGGCCAGCCGGTCGACGACGACATCGCCAACAAGATCACCGCGCAGCTGCTTCTCCTCGCCGCGGACCCGGACAAGGACATCTTCCTCTACATCAACTCCCCGGGCGGCTCGATCTCGGCCGGCTTGGCGATCTACGACACCATGCAGTACATCAAGAACGACGTGGTGACGATCGCGATGGGCCTCGCCGCCTCCATGGGACAGTTCCTGCTGAGCGCCGGCACCCCGGGCAAGCGCTTCGCGCTGCCGAATGCCGAGATCCTCATCCACCAGCCCTCCGCGGGTCTGGCCGGCTCCGCGTCCGACATCAAGATCCACGCCGAGCGGCTGCTGCACACCAAGAAGCGGATGGCGGAGCTGACGGCGTTCCACACCGGCCAGACCGTCGAGCGGATCACCCAGGACTCCGACCGCGACCGCTGGTTCTCCGCCGATGAGGCCAAGGAGTACGGCCTGATCGACGATGTCATGACCTCCGCCGCCGGCGTTCCGGGCGGGGGCGGCACGGGCGCCTGA
- a CDS encoding ATP-dependent Clp protease proteolytic subunit has translation MNNFPGSGLYQRPESEYSGPVAESRYIVPRFVERTSQGVREYDPYAKLFEERVIFLGVQIDDASANDVMAQLLCLESMDPDRDISIYINSPGGSFTALTAIYDTMQFVKPDIQTVCMGQAASAAAVLLAAGTPGKRMALPNARVLIHQPYSETGRGQVSDLEIAANEILRMRSQLEELLAKHSTTPIEKIRDDIERDKILTAEESLAYGLVDQIVSTRKSSVSIG, from the coding sequence ATGAACAACTTCCCCGGCAGCGGCCTCTACCAGCGCCCGGAGTCCGAGTACTCCGGCCCTGTCGCCGAGTCCCGCTACATCGTCCCGCGCTTCGTCGAGCGCACCTCGCAGGGTGTGCGCGAGTACGACCCGTACGCGAAGCTGTTCGAGGAGCGCGTGATCTTCCTCGGCGTGCAGATCGATGACGCGTCGGCCAACGACGTCATGGCGCAGCTGCTGTGCCTGGAGTCGATGGACCCGGACCGGGACATCTCGATCTACATCAACTCCCCGGGCGGTTCCTTCACGGCGCTCACCGCCATTTACGACACCATGCAGTTCGTGAAGCCGGACATCCAGACGGTCTGCATGGGCCAGGCGGCCTCCGCCGCGGCCGTGCTGCTCGCCGCCGGCACCCCCGGCAAGCGGATGGCGCTGCCGAACGCCCGGGTCCTGATCCACCAGCCGTACAGCGAGACCGGCCGCGGTCAGGTCTCCGACCTGGAGATCGCCGCCAACGAGATCCTGCGGATGCGTTCGCAGCTGGAGGAGCTGCTGGCCAAGCACTCCACCACCCCGATCGAGAAGATCCGGGACGATATCGAGCGTGACAAGATTCTGACCGCCGAGGAGTCCCTGGCGTACGGTCTGGTCGACCAGATCGTTTCGACGCGTAAGTCGTCGGTCTCGATCGGCTAG